Proteins encoded by one window of Larimichthys crocea isolate SSNF chromosome V, L_crocea_2.0, whole genome shotgun sequence:
- the gphb5 gene encoding glycoprotein hormone beta-5 has translation MTLQKEKSQWRPGLVLCWLLLWTSLQPDSLHQVSAVNLRRFIGCAVREFTFLAKKPGCPGMHITTDACWGRCETWEKPVLDPPFIESHQRVCTYNETRLVTVKLPNCLPNVDPMYTYPVALRCDCDVCLTSTTECITSV, from the exons ATGACCCTACAGAAGGAGAAGTCACAATG GAGGCCTGGACTGGTGCTGTGCTGGCTTCTGCTCTGGACCTCTCTTCAACCAGACTCCCTCCACCAGGTGTCAGCAGTCAACCTGCGGCGCTTCATCGGTTGCGCTGTCCGAGAGTTCACCTTTCTGGCCAAAAAGCCCGGCTGCCCGGGCATGCACATCACCACTGATGCCTGCTGGGGGCGCTGTGAGACCTGGGAG AAACCCGTCCTGGACCCTCCTTTCATTGAGTCCCACCAGCGGGTTTGTACCTACAACGAGACTCGTCTGGTCACCGTGAAACTGCCCAACTGCCTGCCGAACGTCGACCCAATGTACACCTACCCCGTGGCCCTGAGATGTGACTGTGATGTCTGTCTGACCAGCACCACTGAATGTATAACATCCGTGTGA